The DNA segment GGCTCCGTCGTCGACGTTGTGCTAGAGACCAGTCACCATCATGACAGCGGGCATCAAGACTATTACCGCGAGCACATTGACCTGCCAGTGCTAAAGAGCATTCTGTACGAGTTCGAAGACTTACTGATGAACGATGGTTGTGCAGGCCTCGCTGTATTGAATCCCAAAAGGCAGCAAGAAGTTCAGTTCGACGAACACAAGCTGATTATCGCCTACGGTTCGCCGCTGGAATCGTTCGAGCGAGTACTCATCAAGCACGATGTCTACATCGACAAAGGCATCCGATTCATCACCGAGGCCGAACATGTGCACACCAGCAGCGAAAAGATGTACGACCAGTTCCTGTCGCTGGCAACGCGACTAGGAATGGAAGCTGAAGGCGACGACGCCGCAACCTGCTAGTCGAATGGCATTACACACGGTCCTGGCGATGCCGCTGGGACTTGCGAGCCTGGCTGCAGTTTTCGCATACCCCCTGAATGATCAACCGGTGACTGCGCACGCGAAAGCGATGGCTACGAGCGATTTCGTCGCGAAGCTGCACCAACTGCGGCGTCTGAAACTCGATCAACCGATGACAGCCGGTGCAGTACAAATGATCATGTTCGGGGTAACCGTAGTCGTGCTCATAAACGCTGCGGCCATTTAGCTCAAACCTACGTAACAGGCCTGCGTCCACAAACTCCTTGAGGGTCCGGTAGACAGTTGGACGACTGACGTAGTTGGGCTGCCCGCGTTTGGGCAGTTGTTCCATCAACTGGTCGGCATCAAAATGCTCATGCCGCTGAAATACCTGTTCGACCAAGTACCGCCGCTGTTCGGTCTTTCTCAGGCCGCGTGAGGCCAGATACTCCTCGAAACGTTCGTTGGGGGTCTGTGAGACCTGAACAGCTTCGAGCCCGCTGGCCGGCTGGGCAGTCGATTGATTGGGCATGACACTCTAGTCCAACGACAGAATTAGACCAGCGGCCTATTGGCAGCTATCGTCGCCAGACGGTGGGCGAACCGCTCTCTCACTGTCCGGCAACGGTAGCTACTGGTACGTCGGCATTGGCCATCGGCCAATGACCGCTTGAATGACGATCCAAGCTGCGTAGTTACGTCAGTATTGTGTTCGATCAACCCAAGGAATCCAACAGACGATCTAAGGCGACCGACAGTTTTTCCGGAGTCTCATAGGTACCCTGAGCGATGGCGTTAC comes from the Pirellulaceae bacterium genome and includes:
- a CDS encoding transcriptional repressor, coding for MPNQSTAQPASGLEAVQVSQTPNERFEEYLASRGLRKTEQRRYLVEQVFQRHEHFDADQLMEQLPKRGQPNYVSRPTVYRTLKEFVDAGLLRRFELNGRSVYEHDYGYPEHDHLYCTGCHRLIEFQTPQLVQLRDEIARSHRFRVRSHRLIIQGVCENCSQARKSQRHRQDRV